A region of the Cydia fagiglandana chromosome 20, ilCydFagi1.1, whole genome shotgun sequence genome:
tcgttcgtgactttatgacctctagaggacgccttgttaatttttttgtgacttcatatagcctataaccagcggacgattaagataattcgaatgacatatcgtttgtcaaattataatgtgtactttagaagttatgagggaacaaatgaacatacatacatacatacatacatatccacatacataccggtcaaaatcataaccctccttttgcgttgccgtagtcgggtaaaaataaagggattttaactattttggtgtttttatttatatttgcatggtaacctttatccaataattttgtgtttaaatttggccgcatctcaaaatctttaaaaaaacgtttctgcaatacggccacaactctaaatacctgtctttcgggccttgtttcttaaaaaatatacatttcttttaaaaagtggcgtggtcataaggaaggttatatcattccgagtaaaaaaagctaaattttaaattcatagacctaaaactaaaggagtaagatcctattaaacaccctgaactatactctcaaaactttgagacgcgatttctcgaaaaaacggttttttgagatgtggcagtgtagcaggcacacggcgatataTGACTCATTTGTTAGAAATAACTTAGGTTTCTTATCAACACACTTCTTTAGAAATTGATTTCTTCCAAAAGTTCGCTGCAAATTGTCACTTATCTACAGATATACCTTTATATCGGCAAATTAATCTGATATGATAGAAAATATATCTTgatgatatattatattattatattttgaagtaatataaagcccacttaaaaaaaatgttgagcATTGAACTGATTGCGGACAGTTGAAGTGTACGAAAATGGCGTTCTACGGGAAAAACTTTAAGAAAACCAAGTTTGAAAACATTGATGTGCTCTTGGACGCGTTTAGTAAGTGCATTATTTTAACTATTTGTTGTGTGTCTGCGttataataaaaaccggccaagtgcgagtcggactcgtgcacgaagggctccgtaccataatgcaaaaaacggcaaaaaaatcacgtttgttgtattggagccccacttaaatatttattatattttttaagtatttgttgttatagaggcaatagaaatacatcatctgtgaaaatttcaactgtctagctatcacggttcatgagttacagcccggtgagagacagacggacagacggagaGACGGACAGCGAAGACTTTTGGAGTTCCCTGGTGGGGCAGTACCGTTCATTAAATAGGCAAAGGTCTACcaaacttaatatttattacaaattcCAGAGGCCCCCGACAGTGTCCGTGGCTTAGTCAAGAACACCGACAGCGTTTCCCGTTTCGAGAAAAACCCCGACGGCTCCGTTCAATACATCGTCTCCAAAGATGGCCAGGAACGCTTCAACCAGAAGATGACTCAGGGTGCAGAAGCCGACTTCACCACTCCTGATGGCATTAAGACTAAAGTCAGCTGTCAGATCAACGATGATGGTGTGCAGACGGTCATGACTTTCCCTGATGGCGCTAAGCTTCATATGGACAGGGTGTTTGAAGGCAATACCATGAAGCTTGTAAGTATAAGCATATTGACAAAGATTACCTGGGagtctagccaagatgacaatcgttgataagAAATGCTAATCAAAACTTAATTGAGtaaatagtcacgtgacttaTCGTAGCTTCTGTCATTccgatttttttaaatcgtttGTTGATGTTCGATATTGTCATCTTGGCAAAGCCCCCTGAGGTAATTCTGTTGGATTCAGTACGATTCCTCTAGTGATTATACCCATAAaggacaaatataaatataattataaggcCGATATAgaggtacatatatatgtatatgtgtttGGGCGATATATAGCCGCCTAAAACTATCTGCAAAATTGtaaaatctgtatttataagtacctaggtacatgAAGATTTTGTGAATAGGTAGATAATTTAACTATGACTTTAATAATTGGACATTTCAGaataaaacttaaatataataaaactatcaagtaagtaggtatttaataccaaATGTAGCTGTATgaatttaggtatatttttttctttcattttaCCATTATTCAAAAAATTGTGGTAGGTAAATAACTTCTTAGATTTCATCAGGCAGGGCAGGACGGTAAATTAGCACACGAATGTCGTCAATTTCGTCATTTGTTTTAAGCAAAGGTCACGAAAAAACTAATTTCCTACAAAGAATTTCAAATGTTTTCGCTACCCCTTGCTGCGCCTGTAGAATACAAAAATTATTTGACAGGctcatttaaatacaaataactttttgtttCAGATCATTTATAAAGAAGGTTCTGACCTAAAAGGTACTATTTTCTACGAGCAGGTTTGAATAGTTTAAAGCAAGTA
Encoded here:
- the LOC134674443 gene encoding uncharacterized protein LOC134674443 gives rise to the protein MAFYGKNFKKTKFENIDVLLDAFKAPDSVRGLVKNTDSVSRFEKNPDGSVQYIVSKDGQERFNQKMTQGAEADFTTPDGIKTKVSCQINDDGVQTVMTFPDGAKLHMDRVFEGNTMKLIIYKEGSDLKGTIFYEQV